The sequence GGCGCCGACGCCGGGGAGGTCGCGGACGACCTCTATCCCATGGGCGTGCAGATGGTCGGCCGGGCCAATACCGGACAGCATCAGCAGGCGCGGCGTGTTCATCGCCCCGGCACTCAGCACCACGCCATGGCGCGCACGCAGCGTCTTTTCAACGCCGTCCTGCCAATAGACGATGCCGACCGCGCGACCTGCCTCGATCAGGATGCGCAGCAATTGCGCCCCCAGCATTATGGTGGGCGCCTTGCCACTGCGCCGCTCGTGCAGATAGCCCCGCGCCGCGGAACAGCGTGTGCCGCCTCGCTGTGACACCTGCACATAGTCGACGCCCTCGGCGTTCTGCCCGTTCAAGTCCGACGAGCGGGGGATGCCCGCCGCCTGCGCCGCTGCGATCCACTGGTCGGTAATCGGATAGCGCGCGCGCCCTTCGGACACCGCGATCGGTCCACCGGTGCCGCGCCACTTGTCGGCGCCGCGCTCATTATCCTCCATCCGCCGGAAATAGGGCAGGACCGATTCATAATCCCATCCCGCCGCGCCCTGCCGCGCCCATTCGTCATAGTCCCAGCGATGGCCGCGAATGAACATCATGCCGTTGAGCGCGCTGCCACCGCCCAGCATCTTGCCCGCCGGCCAGATATCGGCCCGGCCACCCACCGACGGGTCCGGCTCGACCTGATGGCACCAGTCATAGGCGGGATTCTGCACGATGGCGCTGGTAAGCGCGGGGATGCGCGACCGCATATGCCGGTCGGTCCCGCCCGCCTCGATCAGGGTGACGGACAGGCCCGCATCGGCCAGCCGCCCGGTCATCGCGGACCCGGCCGAACCGCCGCCCACGACAATGATGTCGGTGTCTTCCATGATCGTTCCTAGAAATTGGACATGATGGCGGCGCTGGGCGCGTCGAGCGGCTTGCCGGCGGCTTTCAGCTTCAACTCGCGCTCCCGCAACGGCCCCTGTTCGGCGATCAGCCAGGCATGGATGGCATCGACATCCTCTACGCCCAGCAGGTCGTCCCAGCGTGGCATCCCGCCCGGCAGCAACAGTCCTTCCCGCACGATCTGATTGAACATGTCATGCGTGCCTGGCTGCATCCGCCGCAGGTCGGGCGCGGTCGAGCGTAGCTGGTTGCTGTGGCAGATGGCGCAATTCTGGAAAAACAGCCCCTGCCCCTTGGCGATCATCGCTGGCGTCACGCCGGGCTTTTGCGCGGGCGGTGCGGAGGCCACCTCCACGGGTGGTAGCGGCGTTGGCTGCGCCACCGGTCCGCCGTCCAGCTTGAACACCAGGATGCGGTTGGCATTGCCGTTGCGATAGGCGGCGGAATAGCGCGGCACATAGCCCCAGCCGCCGCCGCCGAAGCCAGCCGCGACCGCGATATATTGCACGCCCTTCACGCGATAGGTCATGGGCGCGGCCATGATCGAAGTGCCGGTGTCGATTGCCTTGATGAGCTTGCCGTTG is a genomic window of Sphingomonas bisphenolicum containing:
- a CDS encoding GMC family oxidoreductase, which codes for MEDTDIIVVGGGSAGSAMTGRLADAGLSVTLIEAGGTDRHMRSRIPALTSAIVQNPAYDWCHQVEPDPSVGGRADIWPAGKMLGGGSALNGMMFIRGHRWDYDEWARQGAAGWDYESVLPYFRRMEDNERGADKWRGTGGPIAVSEGRARYPITDQWIAAAQAAGIPRSSDLNGQNAEGVDYVQVSQRGGTRCSAARGYLHERRSGKAPTIMLGAQLLRILIEAGRAVGIVYWQDGVEKTLRARHGVVLSAGAMNTPRLLMLSGIGPADHLHAHGIEVVRDLPGVGANLQDHVGTHVVNEVDVLTLNSDAQGLRGAWQVLRYALSRRGALTTAIGHAQAFVKSRPDLPAPNLQISFAAFAFDFDEQGRLMLRKTPSVSTLVGLMRPSHRGRISLRSADPFAPPKIEHRQLGSDDDIDQIVEGIGIARSILHETPIATHIRGELRPGAGLTDPEQLRAYVRMASIPLYHPVGTARMGARDDALAVVDADLAVIGVEGLWVADASVMPSLPAGNTNATAIMIGDKGADHLLRRLRRN